A single region of the Vicia villosa cultivar HV-30 ecotype Madison, WI linkage group LG4, Vvil1.0, whole genome shotgun sequence genome encodes:
- the LOC131594847 gene encoding DELLA protein RGA-like, with protein MEIDLVSSPSKTKDIDGLLADVGYKVRSSELHQVAHNIERLENAIVNSSSDISQFASDTVHYDPSDIGNWVDNLLSEFDHTASLPYDFSELPDLTAPLPLPPPQDQHYHHQLKVVTTVEEDSAIKLVQMLMTCADSLQRGNLPLAGSLIEGMQGLLADMNTSCGIGKVAGYFIDALNRRIFGINNVIHVSPHENDILYHHYYEACPYLKFAHFTANQAILEAFNGHDCVHVIDFNLMQGLQWPALIQALALRPGGPPFLRLTGIGPPSPDERDNLREIGLRLAELARSVNVRFAFRGVAAWRLEDVKPWMLQVSSKEVVAVNSIMQLHRLLGSGSGSESESDPISSGIEMVLGWIRSLNPKIMTVVEQEANHNKDGFMERFTEALHYYSTVFDSLEACSVEPDKAMAEMFLQREICNVVCCEGSARVERHEPLVKWRERLGKAGFRPLHLGSNAFKQASMLLTLFSAEGYCVEENQGSLTLGWHSRPLIAASAWQAVPLPHAETLRFDH; from the coding sequence ATGGAGATAGATTTAGTTTCTTCCCCCTCCAAGACAAAAGACATCGACGGCCTCCTCGCCGATGTCGGATACAAAGTCCGGTCTTCTGAGCTACATCAAGTAGCTCATAATATCGAACGGTTGGAGAACGCAATCGTGAATTCATCCAGCGACATTTCTCAATTCGCTTCTGATACTGTCCACTATGATCCTTCCGACATTGGCAATTGGGTGGACAATCTCCTCTCCGAATTCGACCACACAGCCTCTTTACCCTACGATTTTTCTGAACTTCCAGATCTCACAGCGCCGCTGCCGCTGCCACCGCCACAAGATCAACACTACCACCATCAATTAAAGGTGGTAACCACCGTTGAAGAAGACTCGGCGATAAAGCTGGTCCAGATGCTGATGACGTGTGCGGATTCCTTGCAACGTGGCAACTTACCATTGGCTGGCTCGTTAATTGAAGGCATGCAAGGGTTGTTAGCTGACATGAACACCAGCTGCGGCATTGGAAAAGTCGCCGGGTACTTCATTGATGCTTTGAACCGCCGTATATTCGGTATAAACAATGTTATCCATGTTTCTCCTCACGAGAACGATATCCTTTACCATCACTACTACGAAGCTTGTCCTTATCTCAAATTCGCTCACTTCACAGCGAATCAAGCTATACTGGAAGCTTTCAACGGCCACGATTGTGTTCATGTTATCGATTTCAACCTCATGCAAGGTCTTCAATGGCCGGCGCTGATTCAAGCTCTCGCTCTTCGTCCTGGTGGACCTCCATTTCTGCGGCTAACCGGCATTGGTCCGCCGTCGCCGGATGAGCGAGACAACCTCCGCGAAATCGGGCTGCGTCTCGCTGAGCTGGCTAGATCGGTAAACGTTAGATTCGCGTTTCGTGGAGTAGCGGCTTGGCGGCTTGAGGATGTGAAGCCGTGGATGCTTCAGGTTAGTTCTAAGGAAGTTGTTGCGGTTAACTCTATCATGCAACTTCATCGTCTTCTCGGATCTGGATCTGGATCTGAATCTGAATCTGATCCGATTTCTTCTGGTATTGAAATGGTTTTGGGTTGGATCCGAAGTTTGAACCCGAAAATCATGACGGTTGTGGAGCAGGAAGCGAACCATAACAAGGATGGGTTTATGGAGCGGTTCACGGAGGCACTGCATTATTACTCGACCGTTTTCGATTCCCTTGAAGCGTGTTCTGTTGAACCGGACAAGGCTATGGCTGAGATGTTTCTGCAAAGGGAGATATGCAATGTGGTGTGCTGCGAGGGATCGGCTCGGGTTGAGAGACATGAACCGCTAGTTAAGTGGAGGGAGCGGCTTGGTAAAGCCGGGTTCAGACCGTTACATTTGGGTTCTAACGCGTTTAAGCAAGCGAGTATGCTGTTGACTCTGTTTTCTGCGGAGGGTTATTGTGTGGAAGAGAACCAAGGGAGCTTGACTTTGGGTTGGCATAGCCGCCCTCTCATTGCGGCTTCGGCTTGGCAAGCAGTGCCTTTGCCACACGCTGAAACACTGCGTTTCGATCATTGA